In Streptomyces durocortorensis, a genomic segment contains:
- a CDS encoding GNAT family N-acetyltransferase translates to MNGHGGTLGEDLTLTAGALLLRPWREEDASALLAAYDDPAMRQWISTPVSTPEEAERWLAAQRAGRESGSRFSFAVTDTGRGGELVGNLALKWPGPGPERAEVGYWTTAGARGRGVASRALAALTDWAFTAFADEGLVRLELLHQVDNVASCRVAEKCGYPFAELLSALPPDYPLDGHLHAREAPAAEVRRTADRRAAAAGTGGGRASGR, encoded by the coding sequence ATGAACGGTCACGGGGGAACACTCGGGGAAGACCTCACGCTCACCGCCGGCGCTCTGCTGCTGCGCCCGTGGCGCGAGGAGGACGCGTCGGCGCTGCTGGCGGCCTACGACGACCCGGCGATGCGGCAGTGGATCAGCACGCCCGTGTCCACGCCCGAGGAGGCGGAACGCTGGCTGGCGGCGCAGCGCGCGGGGCGGGAGTCGGGCAGCCGGTTCAGCTTCGCCGTGACGGACACCGGCCGGGGCGGGGAGCTGGTCGGCAACCTCGCACTGAAGTGGCCGGGACCGGGGCCCGAGCGGGCCGAGGTGGGGTACTGGACGACGGCGGGGGCGCGCGGCAGGGGCGTGGCGTCACGGGCCCTGGCCGCCCTCACCGACTGGGCGTTCACGGCCTTCGCCGACGAGGGGCTGGTCCGGCTTGAGCTGCTGCACCAGGTGGACAACGTGGCCTCCTGCCGGGTGGCGGAGAAGTGCGGGTACCCGTTCGCGGAGTTGCTGAGCGCACTGCCGCCCGACTACCCGCTCGACGGTCACCTCCATGCCCGCGAGGCGCCCGCGGCGGAGGTCAGGCGAACGGCGGATCGTCGTGCAGCAGCCGCTGGAACAGGTGGTGGTCGCGCCAGCGGCCGTTGA
- a CDS encoding GNAT family N-acetyltransferase — protein MTDRTRPHDGTTDRTRPHDGTTAHAQPLTRPLTPDVTLRPAALADAPSFATALTRSRAYMRRWEPGRPEGFYAPEGQAARLTALLAERDAGRAMPWALADADDRVIGAFTLSAIERGPYRNARLGYWVDVDHAGRGLATAAVGAVCDAARDSLGLHRVEAATVTENAASQRVLSKAGFERIGTAPGYLHINGRWRDHHLFQRLLHDDPPFA, from the coding sequence ATGACTGACCGCACGCGCCCGCACGACGGGACGACTGACCGCACGCGCCCGCACGACGGGACGACCGCCCACGCCCAGCCGCTCACCCGCCCGCTCACCCCCGACGTGACCCTCCGGCCCGCCGCGCTCGCCGACGCGCCTTCCTTCGCCACGGCCCTCACACGCAGTCGCGCGTACATGCGCCGCTGGGAACCCGGACGCCCGGAGGGCTTCTACGCCCCCGAGGGCCAGGCCGCCCGGCTCACCGCGCTGCTCGCCGAGCGGGACGCGGGACGTGCCATGCCGTGGGCCCTCGCGGACGCCGACGACCGGGTCATCGGCGCCTTCACGCTCAGCGCCATCGAGCGCGGCCCCTACCGCAACGCCCGCCTCGGCTACTGGGTCGACGTGGACCACGCCGGACGCGGCCTGGCCACCGCCGCCGTCGGCGCGGTCTGCGACGCGGCCCGGGACAGCCTCGGCCTGCACCGCGTCGAGGCGGCGACCGTCACCGAGAACGCGGCCTCCCAACGGGTGCTGTCCAAAGCCGGGTTCGAGCGGATCGGCACGGCCCCCGGCTATCTGCACATCAACGGCCGCTGGCGCGACCACCACCTGTTCCAGCGGCTGCTGCACGACGATCCGCCGTTCGCCTGA
- a CDS encoding uroporphyrinogen-III synthase — protein sequence MQDDDATHGPLAGFTVGVTAARRAEELGTLLKRRGAAVLHAPALRIVQLADDSELLTSTKELIDHAPDVAVATTAIGFRGWIEAADGWGIGDALLERLRGVELLARGPKVKGAIRAAGLTEAWSPGSESMAEVLDRLLAEGVAGRRVALQLHGEPLPGFVESLTAAGADVVVVPVYRWMPPQDLAPLDRMLDVTAARGLDAITFTSAPAAASFLGRAETRGVLPEVLGALRDDVLVACVGPVTALPFQARGIATVQPERFRLGPLVQLMCAQLPPTARILPIAGHRVEIRGHAVLVDDELRAVPPAGMALLHALARRPGWVVARAELLRALPGSGTDEHAVETAMARLRSALGVPRLIQTVVKRGYRLALDPSADSKYGR from the coding sequence ATGCAGGACGACGACGCAACGCACGGGCCCCTCGCGGGCTTCACGGTCGGGGTGACCGCCGCCCGTCGTGCCGAGGAGCTCGGCACCCTCCTCAAACGCCGCGGGGCCGCCGTCCTGCACGCCCCCGCCCTGCGGATCGTGCAGCTCGCCGACGACAGCGAACTCCTCACCTCGACCAAGGAGCTGATCGACCACGCCCCGGACGTGGCGGTCGCCACCACCGCGATCGGCTTCCGCGGCTGGATCGAGGCCGCCGACGGCTGGGGCATCGGCGACGCCCTCCTGGAGCGGCTGCGCGGCGTCGAACTCCTCGCCCGGGGCCCCAAGGTCAAGGGCGCCATCAGGGCCGCCGGGCTGACCGAGGCCTGGTCGCCCGGGTCCGAGTCGATGGCCGAGGTCCTCGACCGGCTCCTCGCCGAGGGCGTCGCGGGCCGCCGGGTCGCCCTCCAGCTGCACGGCGAACCGCTGCCCGGCTTCGTGGAGTCCCTGACCGCCGCGGGCGCCGACGTAGTCGTCGTACCCGTCTACCGCTGGATGCCCCCGCAGGACCTCGCCCCGCTCGACCGGATGCTCGACGTCACCGCCGCCCGGGGCCTGGACGCGATCACCTTCACCAGCGCCCCCGCCGCCGCCTCGTTCCTGGGCCGCGCCGAGACCCGCGGGGTGCTCCCGGAAGTCCTCGGGGCCCTGCGCGACGACGTCCTCGTCGCCTGCGTCGGACCGGTCACCGCCCTGCCGTTCCAGGCCCGGGGCATCGCCACGGTCCAGCCGGAACGCTTCCGGCTCGGCCCTCTCGTCCAGCTGATGTGCGCCCAGCTCCCGCCAACCGCCCGCATCCTGCCGATCGCCGGACACCGCGTGGAGATCCGGGGCCACGCGGTCCTTGTCGACGACGAACTGCGCGCGGTGCCGCCCGCGGGCATGGCCCTCCTGCACGCCCTGGCCCGCCGCCCGGGCTGGGTGGTGGCCCGCGCGGAGCTGCTGCGGGCCCTGCCCGGCAGCGGCACCGACGAACACGCGGTGGAGACGGCGATGGCCCGGCTGCGCTCGGCGCTGGGTGTGCCCCGGCTGATCCAGACCGTCGTCAAACGCGGCTACCGGCTGGCGCTGGACCCGTCGGCGGACAGCAAGTACGGGCGCTGA
- a CDS encoding nitrate/nitrite transporter, which produces MAGRWIETWEPEDETFWREKGERVARRNLWFSVLSEHIGFSIWTLWSVMVLFMGPEYGVDPAGKFFLISTATLVGALVRVPYTFAVARFGGRNWTIFSAVSLLVPTLAAYLVMEPGTSYATFVVVAALTGIGGGNFASSMTNINAFFPLRKKGWALGLNAGGGNIGVPVVQLIGLLVIGTLGASHPRIVLGVYIPLIVVSAVCAALYMDNLRPVKNDGGAALEAVRDPHTWIMSVLYIGTFGSFIGYSFAFGLVLQTQFGRTPLQAASLTFIGPLLGSLIRPVGGRLADRYGGARITLATFGAMAAATVVVIQASRSSSLPVFLVGFIALFVLTGLGNGSTYKMIPGIFHAKALAQGLDGEAAASQGRRISGAAMGLIGAVGALGGLAINLAFRQSFQTSGTGTAAFWSFLAFYGVCSAVTWAVYLRRPAPAPVPTKPQIGYAEV; this is translated from the coding sequence ATGGCAGGCCGTTGGATCGAGACCTGGGAGCCGGAGGACGAGACGTTCTGGCGGGAGAAGGGGGAGCGTGTCGCCCGCCGCAACCTGTGGTTCTCCGTGCTCTCCGAGCACATCGGATTCTCCATCTGGACCCTGTGGTCGGTGATGGTCCTGTTCATGGGACCGGAGTACGGCGTCGACCCGGCCGGGAAGTTCTTCCTCATCTCGACGGCCACGCTGGTCGGCGCACTGGTGCGGGTGCCGTACACCTTCGCCGTCGCCCGGTTCGGCGGCCGCAACTGGACGATCTTCAGCGCGGTGAGCCTGCTCGTCCCGACGCTCGCCGCGTATCTGGTGATGGAGCCCGGCACCTCGTACGCCACCTTCGTGGTGGTCGCCGCGCTCACCGGGATCGGCGGCGGGAACTTCGCCTCATCGATGACGAACATCAACGCCTTCTTCCCGCTGCGCAAGAAGGGCTGGGCGCTCGGCCTGAACGCGGGCGGCGGCAACATCGGCGTACCCGTCGTCCAGCTCATCGGGCTCCTCGTCATCGGCACGCTGGGGGCCTCGCACCCGCGGATCGTGCTCGGTGTCTACATCCCGCTGATCGTCGTGTCCGCCGTGTGCGCCGCCCTGTACATGGACAACCTCCGGCCCGTGAAGAACGACGGCGGGGCCGCACTGGAGGCCGTCCGCGACCCGCACACCTGGATCATGTCGGTCCTCTACATCGGCACCTTCGGCTCGTTCATCGGCTACAGCTTCGCCTTCGGCCTGGTGCTCCAGACCCAGTTCGGCCGAACCCCGCTCCAGGCCGCGTCGCTCACCTTCATCGGCCCGCTGCTGGGCTCCCTGATCCGGCCCGTCGGGGGCCGGCTCGCCGACCGGTACGGCGGTGCGCGGATCACGCTGGCCACCTTCGGTGCGATGGCCGCCGCCACCGTCGTCGTCATCCAGGCCTCCCGGTCCTCCTCGCTGCCGGTCTTCCTCGTCGGCTTCATCGCCCTGTTCGTCCTGACGGGGCTCGGCAACGGATCGACGTACAAGATGATCCCCGGCATCTTCCACGCCAAGGCGCTCGCCCAGGGGCTCGACGGGGAGGCGGCCGCCTCCCAGGGGCGGCGCATCTCCGGCGCGGCCATGGGGCTCATCGGGGCCGTCGGGGCGCTCGGCGGCCTCGCGATCAACCTCGCCTTCCGCCAGTCCTTCCAGACCTCCGGCACCGGAACAGCGGCCTTCTGGTCCTTCCTCGCCTTCTACGGCGTGTGCTCCGCGGTCACCTGGGCGGTATACCTTCGCCGACCCGCACCCGCTCCCGTGCCCACGAAGCCGCAGATCGGTTACGCGGAGGTGTAG
- a CDS encoding acyltransferase family protein, producing the protein MTAPPRPTAAAGPAAPAPAAQVPEAPAPVPPPHRPVRDRYFDLLRALALFRVVLYHLTGWAWLPIVFPSMGVMFALAGTLMARSLERPAAQVIRGRVRRLLPPLWLLGAIGVTGMAAQGWGPDAEGHPGWWWQHLAYWVLPLSDPPYAYDVAGVPGFLGESWPQELAGPLWYIRAYLWFVLLSPLILRGLRRLPWPTLLAPLALAVVMRLGLFSTTDRLDSAITDFSTFGACWVLGMAHQEGALKRLPAYVVPSIAPLFAGAGLWWASHEGFRGGFDLDSIPLAQALWSFGCVLLLLHYSPSWTEWPGRLRAFDRPITLLNSRAVTVYLWHNVCILTAATLYDRLWSVDALSENVPWLLESWVPVLLLTWALIALCVLAFGWAEDVAARRRPRLWPDGRP; encoded by the coding sequence ATGACCGCGCCGCCCCGGCCCACGGCCGCCGCCGGGCCCGCCGCCCCGGCCCCGGCCGCCCAGGTACCGGAAGCCCCCGCCCCCGTACCCCCACCCCACAGGCCCGTCCGCGACCGGTACTTCGACCTGTTGCGGGCCCTCGCCCTCTTCCGGGTCGTCCTCTACCACCTCACCGGCTGGGCCTGGCTGCCGATCGTCTTCCCGTCCATGGGCGTGATGTTCGCGCTCGCCGGAACGCTGATGGCCCGCTCGCTGGAACGGCCCGCCGCGCAGGTGATCCGCGGCCGGGTCCGCCGTCTGCTGCCGCCGCTGTGGCTGCTCGGGGCGATCGGCGTCACCGGCATGGCCGCCCAGGGCTGGGGCCCGGACGCCGAGGGCCACCCCGGCTGGTGGTGGCAGCACCTGGCGTACTGGGTGCTGCCGCTGAGCGATCCGCCGTACGCGTACGACGTGGCGGGCGTCCCCGGCTTCCTGGGGGAGAGCTGGCCGCAGGAGCTGGCCGGACCGCTCTGGTACATCCGGGCCTACCTCTGGTTCGTCCTGCTCTCGCCGCTGATCCTGCGCGGGCTGCGCAGACTGCCCTGGCCGACGCTGCTCGCGCCCCTCGCGCTCGCCGTCGTGATGCGGCTCGGCCTGTTCTCCACCACCGACCGCCTCGACTCCGCGATCACCGACTTCTCCACCTTCGGCGCCTGCTGGGTCCTCGGCATGGCCCACCAGGAAGGCGCCCTGAAACGCCTGCCCGCCTACGTCGTGCCGTCGATCGCCCCGCTGTTCGCGGGGGCGGGGCTGTGGTGGGCGAGCCACGAGGGCTTCCGCGGCGGCTTCGACCTGGACTCCATCCCGCTCGCCCAGGCCCTGTGGTCCTTCGGCTGTGTGCTGCTCCTGCTGCACTACAGCCCCTCCTGGACCGAGTGGCCGGGGCGGCTGCGCGCCTTCGACCGGCCGATCACGCTCCTCAACTCGCGGGCGGTGACCGTCTACCTCTGGCACAACGTCTGCATCCTGACCGCCGCCACGCTCTACGACCGGCTGTGGTCGGTCGACGCCCTGAGCGAGAACGTGCCGTGGCTGCTGGAGAGCTGGGTGCCCGTGCTGCTGCTCACCTGGGCCCTCATCGCGCTCTGCGTCCTCGCCTTCGGCTGGGCCGAGGACGTCGCGGCCAGGCGCCGCCCGCGGCTCTGGCCGGACGGGAGACCGTAG
- a CDS encoding bifunctional polysaccharide deacetylase/glycosyltransferase family 2 protein — MNSPAPRGRYDRSKRAARKRKQSRSRLRLPMRYLLPSTLLVALLVMLMLRGYVHNEFQADHRVRPPAPTSQVPKEVLGGGPVIDARAGVPRTLRIPDNRIVLTFDDGPDPVWTPKVLDKLKEYDAHAVFFVAGNMAARHPDLVRRMVDEGHEIGLHTFGHPDLSYQTSERIDRELSQNQLALAGAAGIRSSLFRPPYSSFSYAMDNKSWPVTEYIGGRGYLTVVNDTDSEDWKRPGVRAIVERATPKDGEGAIVLLHDSGGDRSQTVAALDLLLPDLKKKGYTFTRLTTALDAPSAHTPVTGFALWKGKAFVSAVAVSERITGVLVVGLAVIGVLVLARFGLMLLLSFAHARKVRRKGFRWGDPLMRPVSVLVPAYNERECIEATVRSLVASDHPIEVIVIDDGSTDGTAGLVEAMRLPRVRVVRQQNAGKPAALNNGIRHARYDIVVMMDGDTVFEPSTVRELVQPFADPRVGAVAGNAKVGNRDSLIGAWQHIEYVMGFNLDRRMYDVLGCMPTIPGAVGAFRREALERVGGMSEDTLAEDTDVTMALHRDGWRVVYAENARAWTEAPESVQQLWSQRYRWSYGTMQAIWKHRRAVIERGPSGRFGRVGLPFVSLFMVVAPLLAPLIDVFLLYGLVFGPTAKTVAAWFGVLVVQAVCAAYAFRLDKERMVHLISLPLQQILYRQLMYVVLLQSWITALTGGRLRWQKLRRTGAVEAPGGTSTRTPQRAAAGSGGGNGTGRRPHA, encoded by the coding sequence ATGAACTCCCCCGCCCCGCGGGGCAGGTACGACCGGTCGAAGCGGGCCGCGCGGAAGCGGAAGCAGAGCCGGAGCCGGCTCAGGCTCCCCATGCGCTACCTCCTGCCCTCGACCCTGCTCGTCGCCCTGCTCGTGATGTTGATGCTGCGCGGTTACGTCCACAACGAGTTCCAGGCCGACCACCGCGTACGGCCGCCCGCGCCCACCTCCCAGGTGCCGAAGGAGGTCCTCGGCGGCGGTCCCGTCATCGACGCCCGCGCGGGCGTCCCCAGGACACTGCGCATACCCGACAACCGGATCGTCCTGACCTTCGACGACGGGCCGGACCCGGTGTGGACGCCGAAGGTGCTCGACAAGCTGAAGGAGTACGACGCGCACGCCGTCTTCTTCGTCGCCGGGAACATGGCCGCACGCCACCCGGACCTGGTCCGGCGGATGGTCGACGAGGGCCACGAGATCGGCCTGCACACCTTCGGGCACCCCGACCTGTCCTACCAGACCTCCGAGCGCATCGACCGGGAGCTCTCCCAGAACCAGCTGGCGCTGGCGGGCGCCGCCGGAATCCGGAGCTCGCTGTTCCGGCCGCCGTACTCCTCGTTCTCGTACGCCATGGACAACAAGTCCTGGCCGGTCACCGAGTACATCGGCGGCCGCGGCTACCTCACGGTCGTCAACGACACCGACAGCGAGGACTGGAAGCGCCCCGGAGTCCGCGCCATCGTCGAACGGGCCACGCCGAAGGACGGCGAGGGAGCCATCGTCCTGCTGCACGACTCCGGCGGCGACCGCTCCCAGACCGTGGCCGCGCTGGACCTCCTGCTGCCGGACCTGAAGAAGAAGGGCTACACCTTCACCCGGCTCACCACCGCCCTCGACGCCCCCAGCGCGCACACCCCGGTCACCGGGTTCGCGCTGTGGAAGGGCAAGGCGTTCGTCTCCGCCGTCGCCGTCTCCGAGCGGATCACCGGCGTCCTGGTCGTCGGGCTCGCCGTCATCGGCGTCCTGGTCCTGGCCCGCTTCGGGCTGATGCTGCTGCTGTCCTTCGCCCACGCCCGCAAGGTCCGCCGCAAGGGCTTCCGCTGGGGCGACCCCCTCATGCGCCCGGTCTCCGTCCTCGTGCCCGCGTACAACGAACGCGAGTGCATCGAGGCGACGGTCCGCTCGCTGGTCGCCAGTGACCACCCCATCGAGGTCATCGTCATCGACGACGGCTCCACCGACGGCACCGCCGGCCTCGTCGAAGCGATGCGGCTGCCCCGCGTACGGGTGGTGCGCCAGCAGAACGCGGGCAAACCGGCCGCCCTCAACAACGGTATCCGGCACGCCCGTTACGACATCGTCGTGATGATGGACGGCGACACCGTGTTTGAACCGTCCACTGTCCGCGAGCTGGTCCAGCCCTTCGCCGACCCCCGGGTCGGAGCCGTCGCGGGCAACGCCAAAGTCGGCAACCGCGACTCCCTGATCGGCGCCTGGCAGCACATCGAGTACGTGATGGGCTTCAACCTGGACCGCCGGATGTACGACGTACTCGGCTGTATGCCCACCATCCCCGGAGCCGTCGGCGCGTTCCGCCGCGAGGCCCTGGAGCGGGTCGGCGGGATGAGCGAGGACACCCTCGCCGAGGACACCGACGTCACCATGGCCCTGCACCGGGACGGCTGGCGTGTCGTCTACGCGGAGAACGCCCGCGCCTGGACCGAGGCGCCGGAGTCCGTGCAGCAGCTGTGGTCCCAGCGCTACCGGTGGTCGTACGGCACGATGCAGGCCATCTGGAAGCACCGCCGCGCGGTGATCGAACGCGGGCCCTCGGGCCGCTTCGGCCGGGTCGGGCTGCCGTTCGTCTCCCTGTTCATGGTCGTCGCCCCGCTGCTGGCGCCCCTGATCGACGTGTTCCTGCTGTACGGACTGGTCTTCGGGCCGACCGCGAAGACCGTGGCCGCGTGGTTCGGGGTGCTGGTGGTGCAGGCGGTCTGCGCGGCGTACGCGTTCCGGCTGGACAAGGAACGCATGGTGCATCTGATCTCGCTGCCGCTTCAGCAGATCCTCTACCGCCAGCTCATGTACGTGGTGCTGCTCCAGTCGTGGATCACCGCGCTCACCGGTGGCCGGCTGCGCTGGCAGAAGCTGCGCCGTACGGGGGCGGTGGAGGCGCCCGGCGGCACCTCCACCCGGACCCCGCAGCGTGCCGCGGCCGGGTCCGGCGGCGGGAACGGTACGGGCCGGAGGCCGCACGCATGA
- a CDS encoding LysR family transcriptional regulator, whose amino-acid sequence MPAPDTDPRLLRAFLAVAEELHFTRAAARLFVAQQALSRDIRRLERELGTELFVRTTRQVALTPDGERLLPYARRVLDAHAELTGAFSGSPARPLLVDLNSEGATAARVLERARELVPECELMARFESGLTWAAAEILAGRLDASFGRAAGLRPAVLAQLSVQPVRYEPMALMLPVSHPLAGREVIALSELSGETVYAGAGNERTLEWTDLAAQLFAAWGIVLAPPIPLAVGVAEFQRVMSKAGHPVLAVVDFPTLPGTVLRPLVDPVPLSPVALVWRKGLQHPGVDALRNATDQLAHAQGWMVPPPGSWLPEGDLSLMRNCS is encoded by the coding sequence GTGCCCGCCCCCGACACCGATCCCCGACTCCTGCGCGCCTTCCTCGCCGTCGCCGAGGAGCTGCACTTCACCCGCGCCGCCGCCCGTCTCTTCGTGGCGCAGCAGGCGCTGAGCCGGGACATCCGGCGGCTGGAGCGCGAACTCGGTACGGAGCTGTTCGTCCGCACCACGCGTCAGGTCGCCCTCACCCCGGACGGCGAGCGCCTCCTCCCGTACGCCCGCCGGGTCCTCGACGCGCACGCCGAGCTCACCGGGGCCTTCAGCGGTTCGCCCGCCCGGCCGCTGCTCGTCGACCTGAACAGTGAGGGGGCGACCGCCGCCCGGGTGCTGGAGCGGGCCCGGGAGCTGGTTCCGGAGTGCGAGCTGATGGCCCGCTTCGAGTCCGGGCTGACCTGGGCCGCCGCCGAGATCCTGGCCGGCCGGCTCGACGCCTCCTTCGGCCGGGCCGCCGGACTGCGCCCCGCGGTGCTCGCGCAGCTGTCCGTACAGCCGGTGCGGTACGAGCCGATGGCCCTGATGCTCCCGGTCTCCCACCCCCTCGCGGGCCGGGAGGTCATCGCCCTGTCCGAGCTGTCCGGAGAGACGGTCTACGCGGGGGCGGGAAACGAGCGGACGTTGGAGTGGACCGACCTCGCCGCACAGCTGTTCGCCGCCTGGGGCATCGTGCTGGCCCCGCCCATCCCGCTCGCCGTAGGTGTGGCCGAATTTCAACGGGTGATGTCGAAAGCCGGTCACCCTGTGCTCGCCGTTGTCGATTTCCCGACGCTGCCGGGAACGGTGCTGCGCCCGCTCGTCGATCCGGTTCCGCTTTCGCCGGTGGCCCTGGTCTGGCGCAAGGGGCTCCAGCACCCCGGGGTGGACGCCCTGCGCAACGCTACTGACCAGTTGGCACATGCCCAGGGGTGGATGGTGCCACCGCCCGGGTCCTGGCTTCCCGAGGGGGATCTGTCACTGATGCGCAACTGTTCCTGA
- a CDS encoding MFS transporter, with protein MPIRPAAPPAARPLRAARPAPSATPLLTVAGGHLIAAPGAAPERVGRRPPNPYLRLLATPGARAFTAGSLIARLPMGMLGVSAVIMIAGSRGSYALAGAVTATGLAATALVAPFTARLVDRFGQARVAVPATAIAVLGSLALVLCVHRDAPAWTLFAAYAATATTPNTGGMARARWARLHRGDPAALHTANSFEQSADELCFMLGPVLAATLCGALFPEAGTLAGALLLMTGVLVFTAQRATEPPAAPRARAVSSPLRTPGMPALLAVFLATGAVFGALEVVSIAHAGGAILALQAAGSGAAGLVYGALRPARNVHLRLVVCLAGMTALMSLPLLAAAASASLPVLALCLLLAGAATAPTMVTGMTLVQRATRQEQLNEGMTLSVTALLGGVAAGAAAGGWLVEHAGTASGYAAPVCAAALALAIALAGAAGRGVRARVTPAGAARSRWPGTTGPGASARGAGGGRPAVHRTPRPSATIRAAKPTAPNRS; from the coding sequence ATGCCGATACGCCCTGCCGCACCCCCTGCCGCCCGGCCGCTCCGGGCGGCCCGGCCCGCACCCTCCGCCACTCCCCTGCTCACGGTCGCGGGCGGCCATCTGATCGCGGCCCCGGGCGCCGCGCCGGAGCGCGTGGGACGGCGGCCGCCGAACCCGTATCTCCGGCTGCTGGCGACCCCCGGGGCCCGCGCGTTCACGGCGGGCAGCCTGATCGCCCGGCTGCCCATGGGGATGCTCGGTGTCAGCGCGGTCATCATGATCGCCGGGTCCCGCGGGTCGTACGCCCTGGCCGGGGCGGTGACCGCGACCGGGCTGGCCGCTACGGCCCTCGTCGCGCCGTTCACCGCCCGGCTCGTGGACCGCTTCGGGCAGGCGCGGGTCGCCGTGCCCGCCACCGCGATCGCCGTGCTCGGTTCGCTGGCCCTGGTGCTGTGCGTACACCGCGACGCCCCGGCCTGGACCCTCTTCGCCGCGTACGCCGCGACCGCCACCACCCCCAACACCGGCGGGATGGCCCGGGCCCGCTGGGCGCGTCTGCACCGGGGCGATCCGGCGGCCCTGCACACCGCGAACTCCTTCGAGCAGTCCGCCGACGAGCTGTGCTTCATGCTGGGCCCGGTCCTCGCCGCGACGCTCTGCGGGGCGCTGTTCCCGGAGGCGGGCACCCTGGCGGGGGCGCTGCTCCTGATGACCGGCGTCCTGGTCTTCACCGCCCAGCGCGCCACGGAACCGCCGGCCGCCCCGCGCGCGAGGGCGGTGTCCTCCCCCCTGCGCACCCCCGGGATGCCCGCGCTGCTGGCGGTCTTCCTCGCCACGGGTGCGGTGTTCGGGGCGCTGGAGGTGGTCTCCATCGCGCATGCCGGGGGCGCGATCCTGGCGCTCCAGGCGGCGGGCTCGGGGGCGGCGGGCCTGGTCTACGGTGCGCTGCGGCCCGCCCGGAACGTCCACCTCCGGCTGGTGGTCTGTCTGGCCGGGATGACGGCGCTGATGTCCCTGCCGCTGCTGGCCGCCGCCGCGTCGGCGTCCCTGCCCGTCCTGGCGCTCTGCCTGCTGCTCGCGGGCGCGGCAACGGCCCCCACCATGGTGACGGGCATGACGCTGGTCCAACGGGCCACGCGCCAGGAGCAGTTGAACGAGGGCATGACGCTCTCGGTGACCGCGCTGCTGGGCGGGGTCGCGGCCGGGGCGGCGGCCGGCGGATGGCTGGTGGAGCATGCGGGGACGGCCTCCGGCTACGCGGCCCCGGTGTGCGCGGCGGCCCTCGCGCTGGCCATCGCCCTCGCCGGCGCGGCGGGCCGCGGGGTCAGAGCCCGAGTCACTCCGGCCGGCGCCGCCCGCAGCCGGTGGCCCGGTACCACTGGACCGGGGGCTTCAGCTCGCGGCGCGGGCGGCGGGCGTCCCGCGGTTCACCGGACGCCCCGGCCGTCCGCCACGATCCGCGCTGCCAAGCCCACCGCACCGAACAGGAGTTGA